In Nematostella vectensis chromosome 3, jaNemVect1.1, whole genome shotgun sequence, the genomic window CCCTATGAAATGTATATCGTTAAAGGTTATGTCGTTTGGGGTTTCCATGGCATTATTATAAGAAAGTCTCGTAAAAAAGTAAGCATTGTGTCCGCTGAatagaggtaaaaaaatacagagaTTGTTAAAGACGGGACCGTTAATATGTCAGCGTCCTCTTAATGGAGGTACGATTTACTGAATTAAGGTGTCCGCTAAATAGGTGTATGCTCAgtagaggttccactgtacaaTCATTGACAACATTTCGCGGATTTGGTGCCTTTAAATATCACGAACTATAAACCACAGATCACTGTTATAGAATCACTCAGCATTCGAGAGAGTGCTTGAGATCTATGTACTCCAATGACTTGTTATCGAGTATTCTTGAACTCTATTGTTTCTATTATCTGCTCTCTTTTCGGAGGTGCGACTGAACGAGGTCAAATGACAAAGGACATGGTCCGTCTAATAGCGCCCGTTCGTGTTTAATCGTCATAGAATTATCCGGCAGCGTTGCCGAAACGTGGAATAAGTAACCTTTAGTGATTATAAACACTTTTACATATTCAGTGATTAAAACAATCATTGCCACGTGAGACCCACGATGAAAAAGGTTCAAGCGTTTGACCGCAACGTACTGCTGGGTAAACaaaggtattttttattgtgaGAGAATCTTTGCATGTACCAAATAATCTTCAATCCAAATTTTCCCAGCATCGAGCAGAAAacattaattttcattaattAATTTTGATTAAAAGACACATGCTACTTTTAATTGAAATTCACTGCATGCAAAAACTATCTGGTGGTCAAACCTTTTCgacctttgttttttttacgcTTGAGCAGCAATCTAGAACGACTATCTATATAAGGGAGTGTTtattaaatacaccgagggaggggggaggggatgttttttttttaaatcacccCCCATCCCTCAAAAGTCAGATGGTCCACCCGTAAGGACGCCTGTGAAGGAGTATACATTTGTATATATTAGTTTTtgttaagaatattttttgtataaaaagggATAATGTCCAAAGTATAAAATACTGTTTGTATGTCGCTTTGTGGATTTGCAGGCTCCACCGCTCTTTAGAAGTTTTCATTTGTTCCTATTAACTGATAATAACAGAGTCCCCTTTAAAGGACTTTTTTtcggacccccccccccccccccccccgtttgGTGGTTAAACATTTTCGGAGCTCCCCTCAATAtcttccctccctccctcggtgtatttaataAACACTCCCTAAACTTCTTAATAAAGCACTTGTTACCATGTGTTGCAGCACATTTGCCAGCGTAAGTTTAATTTATGTACTACGAATGTATACTAAaccaaaattttgtttacactTAGCATGTACAGCTCCATTTGGATTAGAAAACAACACGATTCCCGATGGTCAGATATCCTCCAATTCATCCGAGGCCAGCCACCCTGCCAGTCAAGGCCGCTTGTACGGAGCCTCGTCCTGGTGCAGTGTGATGTCATCATCTGGGTACCTGCAAGTCGACTTGGGTTCAAGAAAGACGGTTACGGGGATAGcaacacagggtgaccacacTAGAGATAACTGGGTTACGAAATACAAAGTCCTTCACAGCCATGATAACAAGCTATGGATGGAGACTCAATCTGCGGTTAGTTACGTAGCTAAGTGTTTATGTTTAATTTGGGATCTGTTAGGAGAGGTGTTGGAACAAGATATGTGCCCGTGGTTGAAACAGTTTTAACTGGATAAACAATTCAACACCTATACTATCGTAGGTCTTTGAAGTATCTTATTATCGATTAGTTAGGTGTCAGGAACCACTGTGCAAGTAGTTTTTCAATAGCGAGGATTGAAATGGGCCGATCGAGGGTCAACTATTTCAAATCACTTGGAATTAATAAGGCTTTCattaaacaagaaaaagaattGGAACCTATTGGCGCTACTCCACTGCATTCTGGGTAAATGCTATTTTTGTGATAAAAATGTAGGAAACCACCGaacagcctctatctgctgatgtgcgtcggaccttgtggtctgcaTCTacaattaataaaaccttcaaaataaaaagtcgacaacaacgcatatttatgtttttttagaactatacttcggcaggccaatacctgccttcttcaggttataaatgagatACAGTGGCATAGTACAGctttaagattttatttttgtgatgGTACAATGTAACTGCCTTTTGGCCAATTCACAGGAGTTTGATGGTAATAGTGACCGAGATAATGTGAAGGTGAACTGGTTTACAAGACCTGTTGGCGCACGTTACATTCGCGTCCTTTCGACTGCCAGCAACGGAGCTACCTGTATGCGGATGGAGCTATATGGATGCAACAGATGTAAGTTAAGGAATACAAAATGCTGAATCTGGGGCTGCGAGACGATTTCATCTTCTATACTGTCTTGGTTTTTAATCTATTCCTAATAGATTCCTAGCATTTTTATCATATTGACAATTCCCTCCTGAATTTTGTTATTCCCTTAACGGCCTACAGATGGATGTAAACCGTGTTATGTATGAGGGATTTAGTTATTCTTGTTTCCTCAGACGTCGAAGTTAAAGTTGCACCAATGAGTGACGTCGTCCTACCTGCGTCATCCAGTGGTCACGTTGATTTACAATGCCTAGCACGTGGATATGGCATGGAAATCACGTTCCGATGGACGTTGACTGAATCTGACGTTACTCATCTCTCCGGTGGTGCCAGAAGAAACAACACTCACGCCATGTCTTCATTTCGATACAACTTCACAAGCGCAGAAGCTGTATTTGACGCATCTAACTGCACTCTCCCATCTTCTGGTAGAGACGTGTCTTGTAAAAGTCGATTTCCGTACAGATGCATCGCATGGTATCCCACGCTTCCTGGGGGTGTTGTTGACTATAAAGAGGCCTTTGTCACTACCACCTTAAGTAAATACCTTATAAAGATAAgctagtttatttttaacgaaGCGAGTGCGTATAGAATAGATGATAATGAGATGTCAAGCATGAACCACTTCCATTTAATCAATACCACAAATAAGaatcgcgaggaaaagagggTCATCAGATCATCAGTTTCTTTTCACTAGTTGGTGAATATGGTGaatttgaaatttgaaaataaagcttCGAAGCACCACTTCTTTACAGCAAAGTTTTAgaaattccaaattttaattGTCTTAATTGaagtttttaatgtttttcaGAGTTGCCTGGGAAACCATTTGCCGTCAATTCAACCGAAGTCAGATCTCGTTCAATATCTTTAACATGGAGTTCCCCTGTGAAGGAAGATGGTGAGCTGATGACGACATCGTACAAGATAGAGCTGGTCACTAACGGAACGATATACACAAGCTCTAGCAATCAGTCGGCAGTGACGGGTCTCAAGCCATACACGGGCTACAGGTTCAGAGTAAAAGCCGTCAGTTCAAGAGCAGAAGGAGCCTGGAGCGATGAGGCGCATATTGTTACGGAGCAGGAAGGTAAGTGGAATATGTCACCCTATTATCTCGGTCTCGGTCTTTCCTTCTTTTCTTACCCTCTCCTTCCCATGCCAGGAATAATTGGTACACCTAACGGGAAATAGATAAAATGCAGGATGGTTATGGGAATGTAGTTCCTTCTTGAATTATCCCTACTAAACCAATGTATCTTAATTTATGGGTTCGATCAAAAGTCATATTTCCATGGCATTATTACGCTTATTCTAAGTAAAACCGTTCCGACGTTATTTTGAGAAGTTCTATTGCTACACACACTCGTTTcatcaaaacattttattcTCAATCAAAATGTTTAAATTCACAGCTCCAAGTTATTCCCCCGAAGACCTTGCAGTTGGTTACAGTGACGGGAAAGCTCATAATATTACCTGGAATCCAATCCCACACAACCAAAGTAATGGCGTCATCGTAGTTTACGAAATCACGTGGGTCAAAGTAGCCAATATAACGCGAAGTCGTCGCGCGCTTGATGCTGTGTCGTCGGCAAACACGTCATCTACGTCATACCGCCTGACAAATCTGCTGCCCTGCTCAGTTTACAACATCAGCGTCCGTGGATACACTATAGCGGGCCCTGGACCCTTCACACGACCATTGAGTCTGAACACACCCGGTAAGTTAAACAAGTACAAAGCACTTACCGCGTAAAGGAAGTGCTGCCCTttctctttatttatttattttttaacacaCCTGGCAAGTAGACTGATTTTATAAAAGGAATCATTACGGCTTATAGTTGTTGCAGTCTTAGGAATAATTTGGTATGTCTAGAAAATTGTAGAATAACTAAATGGTCTACGTAAGAGTGGTTAAATGAGGGAAAAACTCAACAGAAGGTTGACAAAGTAGTTTTGTTAACATTTCGAGCATTATCCCTCTGGCGGAGCAAAATAGATAAAAGAGACAGGCCGGATGGGGCCTTGAGAAATAAGTAGTCGGCGCGAGCGAGCCGACAAAGAGTTGAATAGGGACAATATATTAGAGCAGGACGTGCTAAGGGACTAGTCGTAGTCTACTCCCAGAGGGCTTCAGCCGGTCCATTAAGCATCAAACCCTAACGTGAGAAATTACCCCAAGGTAGTACCTAGTTCAAGGACACGGAGTTCTGAAAAGCTGTCCCCATAGGAGTGTTCTTCCTCCTTTCTCTTCTcgtccaccccctcccccctccgcCGCCTCGTTCTCGACGCTCGTTACGTTGACCTCGACACTCTTGGAATCCGAGGATGGCCTTTTTTTACCTGTATTAAATTTAACTATTCATCAAATTTGCTTTTCAGCCCCTGGTGCGGCAAAAGACGTCAAGGCGGTCATAGATAGTGGTAAAGTGAATCTAAGCTGGAAGAAGCCAGACCTTGATGTCCTTGGCTTTAAGGTAAAGAATAATGTCTTATCACCCATAAGCTATATCCGGTGCAAGTCAAACAAACGAATGAAGTTTTATCTtcatttctgtttatttgCATTGGAatttttaaacaaacaaacaaacaaacaaaaaacaaatctaCGTACACTGAAAAATTGTGTCTCTAGATTTACTACTCGGGCTCCAAGTCCTACGACCCATCTTTCAATCACCAAGAGACACAAGGGCCAGTGAGCAGAACTGCTACAACCAGAGAGATCTCGGGGCTCGTGCCGGGCACACGCTACGAGTTCAAAATAAGAACACTGACTTTGTGTGGCGAAGAAGAGTTCAGCAACACAACGGTTGTAGATACGGAAATAGAAAGTGAGTTTTGAGTAATTTTGAGAAAATCGAATCTTGAAAAGCTTAGTTAAGGGCTATAATGATTTGAAATGATTTTTTGTACCGTTCCTCCCTAGATCCCAAGGCTCCAAACGTATCCGAACCTGCAACAGTGAATGGTAGTTCGTCAGGAAAAGCAAACATCACCTTGTGGCCGGTAAAGCAGACCAACGGACCAATCAGGTGCGTCTATTATCACCTGTATATCATATGCCACTCTGTTTTCTCTTTCATCAGCACAACTATTATACTGTATATCAAAGTAAAtggactctgccaaattttcgtctttaataagacgaaaatttggcagagtcgatttccagtttttggtgtattgtatccattgttctggtacgagattacaacagtttgggctttttgattctatttaaAGTAAATGGAAATACatccaggggcggatctagagGAGGATTTGAATGGGCTAGAACCCCCTGTAAAAATCCTGTAAAAATGCTTATAGGTATCATTACCCTTCTTGCATATGTTCATGTTACCTTTTCTTTTAATAGTTTTTACCAGGTTATTGTGGCGGACAGGACTGATGGAATCCCTGTTGCAAATTTCTCCGAGCTGGATAAGAATCAGGAAGAGTCTCCCGATCTGTACATTTCTGCTCAGATTGATTACGCAGCAGTTGGTGCATCAGGTTTTGCATTTACTCTTGGTAACGGAAAGCTCTATGGTGGCTTTACTAACGGCAAGCTGGAGGGGGGAAAGACTTATGAAGTTTTCCAAAGAGCAGTGACGAAAACAGATAAGGTAAACTTTCAAGATATAACAAAAGCAACACTTGCAACATCGCACTTTAAAAATCATTTAGCAATCGAGCCCAGAGTGGTGCTTTCCAGTTACCATCTACTCAAATCACCAAATCTTAGCctataataaaacagtttaACCAGACATTATAACAAtcacacatttttttattcgatTTCAGAAATTGTACATTGGTAAAGAGGCCTTGATTGCAACTGTTTCTACCAAAGGTATTTTCAGATTTAGCTGTTTCTCTTCCTTGTTATATTTCACGTAATATTCGTCATCTCTATTGTAGTTTCTACAAAATCATCCCAATCCCCAGTAGAGGAGAAAGGTGGACCAGGAGGGGAGGTTGCTGCATATGTGCTGGTCCCTCTCTTTGTCATTATTCTCATCATCGTGGCAATCTTTTTGATGAGAAGGTAAGAATCACACTATAAACAGGGGATGGGTCCAGGGGGCTGGTACTCTCACCCAATCCCCTTCCGACTTAGATTTCAGAAGTGATTTATGGGAGCTAAAACCCGCAAAATTACCAGCGTCAATAGCTATCGGCGTATTCCCTTTCGAGATGCCTTCTCCTTTCGAGAAGGTTCCGCTCCTGATCAAAATGAATGATCATACACTTCGTAGCAGAACCTTTTCTTAATGACCTCCATTATTATTTCCAGGCGGAAGCGACCtttgaaaaacaacaacaaaaccaaGTCTCGGGAGCCGCTCGATGTGGGACTATCGGACATGAATCATAGCGATGTTGACAGCTCTCTGAACAATGGTGCAGGTTTGAAATTTCCTGTTTAATTGAGGATTTGAAGCTGCTGACTAAAGCTTAGTTCTCGTAATACAGAGCTTGCTATTGATCAGTGATTGGTTCTACAGAAATATCAACAGACGCGCCGATCAGCACAACTCCTGCCCAGCCTTCAGATGACTCTCTGATCTACAGCGAGCCCATCACTGAAACCAAGCCGGGACCAATTCCAAAGCATCAATTTCCTGAGTATTTCAAGCGCGTCAGTCAGAACAACTACGCCACCCTTCATCACGAATTTGATGTAAGAAAAAAAGTGATCACGATCTCGAACTGCAATGTCGTTTTCCTAATAATTGTTCTTGTTTTCAGAACCTAGCAAATACGAAGCAATCCTCAATCAATGTAGCAAAGAAgccagaaaacaaaataaaaaatcgcTATGGCAACATTGTGGCATGTAAGAATCATTTGCCTTTGCCCGTCCTTTTAGtatctttttttcccttttatagagCCTTAAAGACAGTgctattttcattttaaaccGTGTAATTATGTATTCTTGTAGATGACCACACGAGAGTCGTGCTCAAAGGGCCTGGGGGAAATAGAGATGGACGCTCTGATTATATAAACGCTAGCTACCTCCAGGTATGTCGATATTATACAATTTGTCATTATCCACAATAAGCAAACTTCTTATCAATGACGCAATGAAGATCAGGTTttccaagaaaaagaaaagtggTATATCAGAGTACACGTGACAAAGAGTACAATCGAGGaatactttatttgtttttcagggTTTTGATGGAACTCCTAAGAAATACATTGCTGCACAAGGTACCATTTATTACATAAGTTATTAAAACAATATAATGAAATGAATACCCTTTGTTCTTTGTTTCAAGCATTTGAAAACGCTGACATTTAACATttaaaataacatttaaaaatgttaTCGATGTTTTTATCGGTTTATACCGTTTGTATCGATTTTAAACGAAATGATGCCGTAATGACTGATGCATCAGTAATAGGACGAAGAAAGTGCCATATTATTCTCGATGAAGAATCACCCTACGCTCTGATAATCAGACGGAACTAACAAAACACCTTGTCGAACATAGGTCATTTATAATCCTCGCAGTCTGAAgggtcgtccacactaacacggattcaaaagtatccggattcgtttAGCCGAAAACGCAACGCAGGATTCGCGTCCACACTATCGCTTTCGCATCGTAATCGCATGGATccagccgtccacactaacacggattcaaacgtttgaaaacgctgaaaggtacagggtgacgtcatttttatgatatgcgcatgctcaaagcaGCCCGCGCCTGCGATatgacgccatcgttttcattttgatacggactcgaccgtccacactacggaccaaagtatacggattcattttgattcactttcgacggcgttttcaaaagtatccggattctcTGGATCCAGCgcgcgtgttagtgtggacggaaggccCCTGAATCCTCCGAAATCGCATCAGCTTACCCACAAGACATCTGAATAGTATGTCCAAAAACAAACCGCCGTTTCTGCCGGTATAATCTTTAGGTCCCGTTGAGCCGTCATGTGACGACTTCTGGCAGATGGTGTGGCAAGAAAAGTGTTCAGTCATCGTCATGCTCACGGGGCTGATCGAGGGAAGTAAGGTGAGATATGGGTTAtctgtaaaaaaagaaaactgtgTAATAGTTTTCGTATTAATTTCTAACTTTGTTGCCCTAGGAAAAGTGCCATAAGTATTGGCCGGATACCAATCAGCCAAAACCTTACGGTCAATATACTGTGTCATTGTGCAAGAACGAAGCTTTTGCTGATTACACGGTCCGGACCTTCTTGGTCACGGTGAGATTACAACAACAAAGGGTAGGGGATGGGGGATTAGTTTGGCGAGCTTATACTCTTGTTTTGATCTCAGTCAGCGCCAACAAACGAGCAGCGTTTTATCTACCAATACCATTTCACGGTTTGGCCTGACAAAGGGGTACCCCAGTACGCGACTGCCGTGCTGAGGTTCAGGAAGAAGATCATCAACGAGTCTCGTCACAACACCGCACATTGGATTGTACATTGCAGGTCAGTCAATTTTCCGATATTCGAAGCTTTTCTAGTTTTCATGGGGCACGGCAACGAcggataaaaataaaagagaataCTTGGGAAAACAATGACATTGAAAGTCTAGTTATTATGTGAAGAATTAAGAATGGTTAAGTCATGATACAACCGtttctgattgttttttttttcataccgTTATAGTGCCGGCGTTGGCAGAACAGGCGCATTTATTGTGATAGACGCAATGCTTCGTCAGGCGAAGGAGAAAAAGGTCGTGGACATTTACAACTATGTTCGAGCCACAAGAGGAGACAGGCCCCACATGGTCCAAACTAAGGCAATGCAATTCAATTCCTTATTTAAGGCAGATCAAGACGATAGATCGTAAGAGTGAGTTTTACGGATGGAATCATAGGGGTATACTTGCAAATTCTACGATGTTAGAATATCATAGCAAAAAGCAATCAGGGAAGGGGTGGAATCTAGAGAAAATGTCAAAAGCAGTGGACTTAAAAGATGATGGGGAAAACATTTGTGCAGATACTCCTGTCAtattacaaaaataatatGAGAATTCCACAATGAAGCCTCTGATCATTATCTAGGACCAATATGTGTTTATTCATCGAGCGGTTCTTGAAGCTCTGGTGTGTGGAAGTACAGATATTCAAGCGCCGAACCTTCGTAATGTCATGACTAAACTCGAGAAGATCCGCCCGCGGGAGCAGGTGTCTGGTTACGAGTCCGAGTTTCAGGTAGGGCTACAAAGTCAGTATATTACAGTGCGACACGCGCAACCGTGGCTACCTTGACAAATGAGGATCCGAGAAACTACTATCTGATTGATAACCGAACCGAAGAAGGTGATGGGGTCACCAATATCCAAAAGAAAACAGATGatttggaggggggggggggggagtgtaAAATTTAGCTTCAAcataattttcttttaaaatttatcTCACCACACCTGGATCCGCCGGACGCCTATCCGTCAGAATGTTTTGCTCAATGGTTCAATTAATCAGCAAACCAATATTTGCTTGactttatttcttcttcttccatCTATTTAGAGACTTTCCATCTTTTGGTTATCGCCTGATGTTAGGGTGGAGTCTGCGTCGAGGGCTTGCAACGCGTCCAAAAACCGCTTCCCAGACATTCTTCCATGTGAgtaacaatacatatttctaCCGGGTATAAAGATACATATAGAATAGAAAGTGAATTTTGAATCAC contains:
- the LOC5520102 gene encoding receptor-type tyrosine-protein phosphatase mu isoform X2, which produces MISIECNPKMSGRYIRIVLITAFNALTLCEVEVYTDNSMCGGQAIGISDSHVISDAKLTASSSQSGFPASSGRLLGASAWKPVSLSTDKEPWIMVNLGAKYHVCAVGTQGSPVDGDRSTVYMIDYSLDGRSWTIENIDNTGNRDQNTIIKNPQSMSAMFIRVRPRWRSGHPLFALRMEVYGVIVACTAPFGLENNTIPDGQISSNSSEASHPASQGRLYGASSWCSVMSSSGYLQVDLGSRKTVTGIATQGDHTRDNWVTKYKVLHSHDNKLWMETQSAEFDGNSDRDNVKVNWFTRPVGARYIRVLSTASNGATCMRMELYGCNRYVEVKVAPMSDVVLPASSSGHVDLQCLARGYGMEITFRWTLTESDVTHLSGGARRNNTHAMSSFRYNFTSAEAVFDASNCTLPSSGRDVSCKSRFPYRCIAWYPTLPGGVVDYKEAFVTTTLKLPGKPFAVNSTEVRSRSISLTWSSPVKEDGELMTTSYKIELVTNGTIYTSSSNQSAVTGLKPYTGYRFRVKAVSSRAEGAWSDEAHIVTEQEAPSYSPEDLAVGYSDGKAHNITWNPIPHNQSNGVIVVYEITWVKVANITRSRRALDAVSSANTSSTSYRLTNLLPCSVYNISVRGYTIAGPGPFTRPLSLNTPAPGAAKDVKAVIDSGKVNLSWKKPDLDVLGFKIYYSGSKSYDPSFNHQETQGPVSRTATTREISGLVPGTRYEFKIRTLTLCGEEEFSNTTVVDTEIENPKAPNVSEPATVNGSSSGKANITLWPVKQTNGPISFYQVIVADRTDGIPVANFSELDKNQEESPDLYISAQIDYAAVGASGFAFTLGNGKLYGGFTNGKLEGGKTYEVFQRAVTKTDKKLYIGKEALIATVSTKVSTKSSQSPVEEKGGPGGEVAAYVLVPLFVIILIIVAIFLMRRRKRPLKNNNKTKSREPLDVGLSDMNHSDVDSSLNNEISTDAPISTTPAQPSDDSLIYSEPITETKPGPIPKHQFPEYFKRVSQNNYATLHHEFDNLANTKQSSINVAKKPENKIKNRYGNIVAYDHTRVVLKGPGGNRDGRSDYINASYLQGFDGTPKKYIAAQGPVEPSCDDFWQMVWQEKCSVIVMLTGLIEGSKEKCHKYWPDTNQPKPYGQYTVSLCKNEAFADYTVRTFLVTSAPTNEQRFIYQYHFTVWPDKGVPQYATAVLRFRKKIINESRHNTAHWIVHCSAGVGRTGAFIVIDAMLRQAKEKKVVDIYNYVRATRGDRPHMVQTKDQYVFIHRAVLEALVCGSTDIQAPNLRNVMTKLEKIRPREQVSGYESEFQRLSIFWLSPDVRVESASRACNASKNRFPDILPLDSHRVALHLSVDKDPGADYINASFAHAYRERNAFILTQAPLEDTIASFWRMVVDYDLGTIVMLNSLDEEDEHFPQYWPSQGAEEYGGIKVELQEEDDKSFFISRRFDITTKGKSTPQRICHFQVTNWSDHSVPDKPLDLLPLLNDIQTSQQKSGDKSIVVQCSDGVGRSGTLCAIMSVIERVKVEHVVDVFQAVKNLRISRPGAVETLEQYKFCYDVTLAYLDSFSTYGNFSDC
- the LOC5520102 gene encoding receptor-type tyrosine-protein phosphatase mu isoform X1; this encodes MISIECNPKMSGRYIRIVLITAFNALTLCEVEVYTDNSMCGGQAIGISDSHVISDAKLTASSSQSGFPASSGRLLGASAWKPVSLSTDKEPWIMVNLGAKYHVCAVGTQGSPVDGDRSTVYMIDYSLDGRSWTIENIDNTGNRDQNTIIKNPQSMSAMFIRVRPRWRSGHPLFALRMEVYGVIVACTAPFGLENNTIPDGQISSNSSEASHPASQGRLYGASSWCSVMSSSGYLQVDLGSRKTVTGIATQGDHTRDNWVTKYKVLHSHDNKLWMETQSAEFDGNSDRDNVKVNWFTRPVGARYIRVLSTASNGATCMRMELYGCNRYVEVKVAPMSDVVLPASSSGHVDLQCLARGYGMEITFRWTLTESDVTHLSGGARRNNTHAMSSFRYNFTSAEAVFDASNCTLPSSGRDVSCKSRFPYRCIAWYPTLPGGVVDYKEAFVTTTLKLPGKPFAVNSTEVRSRSISLTWSSPVKEDGELMTTSYKIELVTNGTIYTSSSNQSAVTGLKPYTGYRFRVKAVSSRAEGAWSDEAHIVTEQEAPSYSPEDLAVGYSDGKAHNITWNPIPHNQSNGVIVVYEITWVKVANITRSRRALDAVSSANTSSTSYRLTNLLPCSVYNISVRGYTIAGPGPFTRPLSLNTPAPGAAKDVKAVIDSGKVNLSWKKPDLDVLGFKIYYSGSKSYDPSFNHQETQGPVSRTATTREISGLVPGTRYEFKIRTLTLCGEEEFSNTTVVDTEIENPKAPNVSEPATVNGSSSGKANITLWPVKQTNGPISFYQVIVADRTDGIPVANFSELDKNQEESPDLYISAQIDYAAVGASGFAFTLGNGKLYGGFTNGKLEGGKTYEVFQRAVTKTDKKLYIGKEALIATVSTKVSTKSSQSPVEEKGGPGGEVAAYVLVPLFVIILIIVAIFLMRRRKRPLKNNNKTKSREPLDVGLSDMNHSDVDSSLNNGAEISTDAPISTTPAQPSDDSLIYSEPITETKPGPIPKHQFPEYFKRVSQNNYATLHHEFDNLANTKQSSINVAKKPENKIKNRYGNIVAYDHTRVVLKGPGGNRDGRSDYINASYLQGFDGTPKKYIAAQGPVEPSCDDFWQMVWQEKCSVIVMLTGLIEGSKEKCHKYWPDTNQPKPYGQYTVSLCKNEAFADYTVRTFLVTSAPTNEQRFIYQYHFTVWPDKGVPQYATAVLRFRKKIINESRHNTAHWIVHCSAGVGRTGAFIVIDAMLRQAKEKKVVDIYNYVRATRGDRPHMVQTKDQYVFIHRAVLEALVCGSTDIQAPNLRNVMTKLEKIRPREQVSGYESEFQRLSIFWLSPDVRVESASRACNASKNRFPDILPLDSHRVALHLSVDKDPGADYINASFAHAYRERNAFILTQAPLEDTIASFWRMVVDYDLGTIVMLNSLDEEDEHFPQYWPSQGAEEYGGIKVELQEEDDKSFFISRRFDITTKGKSTPQRICHFQVTNWSDHSVPDKPLDLLPLLNDIQTSQQKSGDKSIVVQCSDGVGRSGTLCAIMSVIERVKVEHVVDVFQAVKNLRISRPGAVETLEQYKFCYDVTLAYLDSFSTYGNFSDC